One Argentina anserina chromosome 6, drPotAnse1.1, whole genome shotgun sequence genomic window, TCAGCCAGGAGAATAAGATTGCTTGAGAAAAGTAAAGtacatttttcctttttattttactgGTTGAGAACAATGATCTATGGATATGTTTGTCAGGTTAGATAGTTGACTTGCATCCTCGGCCGAGGTCGTTGTACTTTGCAGCGTATACATCTCCGTTACACTGTCAGCTCCAAATTTAAACTCAAATTGTAAAACTAGAACAAATAAGCTTTCAGCTTTCAGCTTTCATATTCTTTCCATAGGATGATTACAGTGTTTTGCACAGGCAATGTGTATTGGGGCTTTTGACTACCATTCTATACTACTATCATTCTAGGGCTTCGTGCATTCCTGAGTGATCTTTACTTAGGGTACGGTTACTACTATGAGTATCACTCAGATTCCTAGCAGGTTTTCCAAATCCTATTAATTGTAGGTTAGTCTTTGGTTCTTTCGAATTTCCAAATACGAATCCAACACGTATTCTGTATACCTATAAATGTGTATATCCATAAAGCACTTGAAACTTGAAGACCAAGCATAAACAGTGTTTCTgaagagaaaaaagagaggaagaaaagCTCAGCCCATCTTCGTCACCGTCCGGCAGATCTCCAAAGCAAAGGAAAGGGGTTTGTCCGGGCCTATTTGTTCATTACCAAGTTTCATGTCTGATCTAGACATCCAGATTCCTACAGCCTTTGATCCGTTTGCCGAGGCTAATGCTGAGTTCTCAGGTGCCGGAACAAGAGAGTATGTGCACATCCGTATACAGCAGCGAAATGGTAGGAAAAGCCTGACAACAGTGCAGGGACTGAAGAAGGAATCGAGCTACAACAAGATTCTCAAGGACCTTAAGAAGGAATTTTGCTGCAATGGTAATGTTGTCCAAGACCCTGAACAGGGACAGGTGATTCAACTACAAGGTGACCAGCGAAAGAAAGTGTCTGCCTTCCTAGTTCAGGCTGGCATTGCGACCAGGGATAACATCAAAATTCACGGTTTCTGAGCTGCAGGAACTCAAGTCCGCACAATCCACCCCTTTCATGAACATGTTATTTGGatactatatatatcaattcaGTTCGCTATTCAagttttctatttaatttgtactTTTTAGTTTGTCCTTAGACAACTGTCTGATTCACTGATGCACCATGAACATGATTCTGGTATGTATGACAACTTCTGTGAGTTCTGTCTATCTTTATTTGTTAATAAAAGAATTTTGACTCGAAAAAACTAGCATACTAATACTGTTGGTGTGCGCACAAGGCTACAATATCTTTCAACTTCATAGTTCTGATTTCAAGCAATATCTGCACTTGGAGCGTCTTGCCCTTGTCTAGCTTCGCAAATCATTCATCCCAGCCAAGTTTCAGTTCCTGCATCTGCTCCGAGGAATCCTACCAAGTAGCAACCACCACTGGTTATGGCTTTTCTGTGGTATGCGAGATGCATGGATATCTTCACAAGCTTTGATGGTGCACAATTGAGAGGGAATTGCATATTGTAAACTCACAAGTAGTTAACTAGTATTACAACATGAAGTGTAGTTTTTtgttaataataaaatttattcATTACCAATACTAATAATTGAGACCAGCTACCTCTCATTCCATTGCTTGTACACAAATTCTGTTCAAACTTTACTAGCCCTTCTACTTGGAATGAAAAATATCATGAATTTTTCATTTGTCATGAGAATTAAGACTAGTTGATTACTATATCATTTATGTTACTCTCGAAGCAAAAGCATTTCAATTCTGCTTCTCTGAGTTCTCGAAGGCTTCAAGTATTTACTGTGTAGATAACAAACCATCTATATTTACCGCCCAGTTGTATATTTATGGGGTATTTAGATATACACCCAAACAGGTATACCGTACACCTGTGTTAGATTAAACCCACAACTTCAAGTTATACCTAAAtctatttattaaattaatttttaatttaaaattatatattttggaCCTAATTAACAGAACATAGATTTGCAATAATTTACAAAACATGCCATaaacccaaaaccaaaaccataatTCTCATTTTGCTTGATTGAAGCTCTGTTTCAAAACTCCTTCATATATAAACAACCAGAATCGTGATTTCGCATGATGGAAGCCTTGCGTTTTCTAAGCTCCTTCATTAGTTAACGAATACAATATCCAATAGCATCTTGTAACTCATCCATGATCGAAGCAGCATGAATCAATACAAGGGGTTTGAATTTCAATATCAACAACTTTAATTCAGATATATATCCGACGGTATTTTTCTTGGGTATACATGGATAGCTCAATCGGAGGGTGGTGGGTACATGGAGTTGTGTCATCgatttgtgttgtttttgctTATTTCGGTATGTAATACTCTCAACCTGTTTAATaggtttatttttatttttttcagttttactTGTTTGTGGTGTGTGTACTAAGCCATAGGTATACCTTCAATGTTGTTTCGACTATTTCGATTGAACATGTATATGCTTGTGTGTGTTACCTATGGATCTGGTTATTCAACTAttgtttttggatgttggaTTGGTGGGTTAGGTAATTTTTGTTCGTGTAAGTGTTTCTTACATATAAATCAGTTGTGTCTGTGCATCAGTGTGTTATTGGTGAGTGGGTAGATTGTTCCTCACGTATAATTGTGAGGGGAGGTGTTTGTCCTGTGCGATAGGAAGGAGTTACCTAGCTATTAGATAACTAGTGTTGGTTCTAGAGGTTTCAATTTATGGTTGTGTATGGTGTTTTACCTATGTGATAGTACCTAATTACATGTGATATAGGGTTTAACTGACTGCTTGTAATGTAGAACAtggttatgtttttttattcgAATTTCAAGTTTGTGATATAGTTGAATAACTTGATAGGTTTATTTGATGAATCAAGTGTTTGGTTTGTGAGGTAGAAAGAGTGGCTTCTAGGGTTGATTGTATGTGTGTTTTtctaaaagaagaagaagaagaagaagaagagtgtattagccttttccttttccttaaaaaaattactattttCTTCTCATGTTTCCATACGTTTCACTACTTCACGTATGCCCCTATTAACTTAATTGGTCTACTATCATGTCAAAATAGCATATTTCGTGGATCAATTGCTCCTAATTAGTTTTGATTCACCAATTTTTTTCATTAAAAGTAAGTTAATTATTGTGGGATATAGCTCCAAAAACAAACGTCATTAATTCTTGGTTTCTATTAAGGATGAATATTTGGACAACTATTTAGAgagataattttattttttaattagaaaGACAAAAACgtgaatttaaataaataatttaaacatATTagtaatagaaaaaaaaattctataaaGAAAGTTGGTTTATGTTtagattaaaaaagaaaaaaaatatgggtTTATCTAAAAATTGGGCTTCAAAGATGGGTGTATCCCTATTTTCTCTATATTGATCGGCGGCAAAGTAACTTTGGAGGACGATAATACCCTCGACTGCTGCTCAGGACACTTGAAAACAGAGGTAAACACTCCTTGCATGACAGTAATGCCAAGCTCTCCTCAAAGTTACTCTTTAACTAGAAACAGGGGCGGTCACCAACTTGCAGCATCAGTTTGGGCGGTCGCAAGTGATCTCAGTAGTCATCAGTGGTCAGTACTCTGTCAGATAAttcaaaggaaagaaaataccTACAGTAGTGGTATATTgtggaagaaaataaaagaaagagagaaaaaaaaaaccatggaTGGGTCATGGGTTTGTCACTTTTAGGCTGGAAGCTCGGTCATCACGATATATATACTTTCGGTAATCAGAAGGATGAGAGTATTGGATGAAAAAGCCAAGATAGCCCCATTGTTTCTCTTTCACTGTGGAATCATCTCAGTTCCCCAAAGCTACATCCTTTTTGGCTCTTGGAGATCTGGATTGGATTTAGATTGTGTTTTTGGGTTTAAAGTCCAAATGGGTTCACCGGAAAGATTGTTTGGCCGGCAGAGAAGCCTTCATGAGATCCTTGGAGGAGGTCTCGGTGAGTCCCTCATCTTTGTTGATTATTCAGTATCACATTCTCCTCTTTACAATTCTTAATTACTTCAGATTGCTATAAAATAGTTGTCATTCAGTATTGGAGTTACTTCAATGTTGAGATTTAATTTGGGTAAATGTAAACTTTGTTCTTTGATCAAATGCAGAAGTTTGGTTGGTTGCTTTGGATTTAAGATATTACGGGTCTGATGAGCCTTTCTTTTTTGGGTGATATTTTACTGATATAGTTGCAGATGTGATCTTGTGGAGGCAGAAAGATGTGACAATGGGGATACTGTTAGTAGCTTTAGCTGCTTGGGTGGTGTTTGAGAAGTCTGGTTATACATTGCTATCACTGGTCTCTAGtgttcttctccttctctttgTCATTCTGTTTCTCTGGGCAAAAGCGGCTGCCATTCTGAACCGGTAATATGTAGTGCAAGTTGTGCTTCTTGACTGGCATTTGGTTCCTTATAGTTCAATTCAATGTTTTGTTCAGTTGATGCAAACTCTTATCATTCAtttaaaattgaataaaaCTACACATGTTTAGTTTCATTATGCAAACCTGTTTgacattataatttataagagAGTTCTTAGACCTTGATCAACTGTCTTACGTTTGTTTTCATCCCAAATAATGTCAAACTTCTGAATACATGGCTAGGATGATTGATGAAATACATTTTCAGTTGCAAACTTAAATTTTCGTGCTGCATATGACTATAATGATAAATTTCATTTAGAACAGACCAGCTCCACCCCTGCCTGAATTTCAGTTATCAGAAGAAATGGTGAATGAAGCTGCAGCTGTCATCCGCACTCGTGTAAACGCTTTGCTTTTGGTTTCACAAGATATTTCTCTTGGTAAGGACTCAACGTTGTTCTTCAAAGTAGCGGCTTACCTGCTTCTGATCTACTTTATTGGTGGCTTGACTGATTTCCTGACTTTGGGCTACACCAGTAAGCTTCAGTTTCAATGAGATTTGCCTAATTCAGAAATGGGAATCCAAATGTGGAAATTGGTtcttataatttttaaatccTCTGTTGCAGGCCTTGTCATTGTTCTGACAATTCCAGCATCCTACGACAGATGTGAGGATTATGCGGACAAGTATGTCATAATGGGTTACAGGAAATTGCTGAAATTGTATGCTAAACTAgatgaagaatatgtaaacagATTTCAACACTTGatattggagaagaagaaacttagttgatgcTACTAAGTTCATGTGATTGATATGGCGATGTGTTTGAGCGTGGTTTCATCCTTTTACTGCCCTTTAAAgtctttttggtttttcaaaTTGCAGAGATATCATGTCAAGAGTGTTAATAAATGTTGCAATCTAATCCACAGAATGGTAATATAAAGAGTTGGTTCTGTACATGCTCTATCTTAAACTTCAAAAGTGGAGCTTTCATAACCCTCACTTGTAGATATTCACAAATTTCAAACATATATTTAGTAATGAGACAAGAACCAGAGCCAAGGAAACAAATACTCTCAGAGAGAGACCTTGGGACCAAAATA contains:
- the LOC126797790 gene encoding protein translation factor SUI1 homolog 2-like, with amino-acid sequence MSDLDIQIPTAFDPFAEANAEFSGAGTREYVHIRIQQRNGRKSLTTVQGLKKESSYNKILKDLKKEFCCNGNVVQDPEQGQVIQLQGDQRKKVSAFLVQAGIATRDNIKIHGF
- the LOC126797869 gene encoding reticulon-like protein B12, producing the protein MRVLDEKAKIAPLFLFHCGIISVPQSYILFGSWRSGLDLDCVFGFKVQMGSPERLFGRQRSLHEILGGGLVADVILWRQKDVTMGILLVALAAWVVFEKSGYTLLSLVSSVLLLLFVILFLWAKAAAILNRPAPPLPEFQLSEEMVNEAAAVIRTRVNALLLVSQDISLGKDSTLFFKVAAYLLLIYFIGGLTDFLTLGYTSLVIVLTIPASYDRCEDYADKYVIMGYRKLLKLYAKLDEEYVNRFQHLILEKKKLS